In Sphaeramia orbicularis chromosome 14, fSphaOr1.1, whole genome shotgun sequence, the following are encoded in one genomic region:
- the ovca2 gene encoding esterase OVCA2: MAPLRVLCIHGYRQNASSFREKTGALRKLLKKNVELLYVSAPHSVQQVNNEEVPEKEKSSGGDDDPRGWWFSDVQARSFSAQQQCEESLGLEESVTVVREAVKAQGPFDGILGFSQGAAFVAMLCSLQEQKLEPELNFRFAILVAGFPSACTEHNRFYSAPIQIPSLHVFGQEDRVIPDNMSLELLPSFQDPQTLRHPGGHFVPAASAHKQTYLDFLKRFQ, from the exons ATGGCTCCTCTCCGGGTTCTGTGCATCCATGGTTACCGTCAGAACGCCAGCTCGTTCCGGGAGAAGACCGGAGCTCTACGGAAGCTACTGAAGAAAAACGTGGAACTCCTGTACGTGAGCGCACCGCACAGCGTCCAGCAGGTCAACAATGAAG AAGTTCCAGAGAAGGAGAAAAGCTCTGGAGGTGATGATGACCCCCGGGGTTGGTGGTTTTCTGACGTCCAAGCACGGAGCTTCAGTGCTCAGCAGCAGTGTGAGGAGAGCCTTGGGCTTGAAGAGAGCGTGACAGTTGTGAGAGAAGCCGTGAAGGCCCAGGGCCCATTTGATGGCATCCTGGGCTTCAGTCAGGGAGCAGCTTTTGTAGCCATGCTGTGTTCTCTTCAGGAACAAAAACTGGAGCCAGAGTTGAATTTCCGCTTTGCCATCCTTGTCGCTGGTTTCCCGAGTGCATGTACAGAGCATAATCGATTTTACAGTGCTCCCATCCAGATTCCCTCTCTGCATGTTTTTGGGCAGGAGGACCGTGTCATCCCTGACAACATGAGTTTGGAGCTCCTCCCCTCCTTCCAGGACCCTCAGACCCTGAGGCATCCTGGTGGCCATTTTGTGCCTGCAGCATCTGCTCACAAACAAACCTACCTGGACTTTCTCAAGAGGTTTCAATGA